Sequence from the Thunnus maccoyii chromosome 11, fThuMac1.1, whole genome shotgun sequence genome:
gtgtatgtgctctgtgtgtgtgtgtgtgtgtgtgtgtgtgtgtgtgtgtgtgtgtgtgtgtgtgtgtgtgtgtgtgtgtgtgtgagtgattggGATGAAATATGTCTCAcagttgcaaagaaaaaaatagtctgACATTTCTGACACCCTTTTACCTCCAGTTTGACTGCTGGGTCAAATTGACCCGAACAGTATCTATGTGATATAAACATGCAGGGGGGTGGTTGCAAATATGTGAGATGAaccattttcatattatatgttGAGTACACTAATTAAGGCAAGCAGAAGAAATTTCatactgaaaaaatacttttaactATTTTTCCTAGATCTTCAAACTTTAAAACGGGTCAATTTGACCCAGAACATAACAGGAGGGTTAAGTAAATTTGTTAGAATATAAGTGAACACCAGACTGAATATGATACAGAGCTTCATCagggtttttattgttttcattattatgaaaagaaacaacatgttTTGCCCCTCCCCTGTTGAGTGTCCACTGAATGTGGGTGGAGTTTTCCCGCGAGAACATAAATGGTTCTCGTCAAATATCATAACAcctgcacctgtgtgtgtgtgtgtgcctgtgctctgtgtgtgcactgtgtgtgtgtgtgtgctctgtgtgtgtgtgtgtgtgtgagagagagagagagagagagagagagagagagagagagagtgattggGATGAAATATGTCTCAcagttgcaaagaaaaaaatagtctgACATTTCTGACACCCTTTTACCTCCAGTTTGACTGCTGGGTCAAATTGACCCGAACAGTATCTATGTGATATAAACATGCAAGGGGGTGGTTGCAAATATGTGAGATGAaccattttcatattatatgttGAGTACACTAATTAAGGCAAGCAGAAGAAATTTCatactgaaaaaatacttttaactATTTTTCCTAGATCTTCAAACTTTAAAACGGGTCATTTTGACCCGGAACATAACAGGAGGGTTAAGCAGTTGTGTCATAAACTGTTCACCAACTTTAGTATGGATATTGGATCAATATGTCATATAATATTGGTCATGAAGACTCTACACACTTTCACTATACTTACTATATGGTGGTCAATAATCTTCAGGTCTGTGCTACATTTTGCTCTCGGTTAGATCTGTAGACAAACCACCAGTGCAGGTAATGGGAGGAGATTTTTATGTTGTCTGACTCTGTACATGTCATCACAGTTTTTCTACTCTGGAGAATTATGATGCTAACATAATGATCTTAATAGTATGATAATTTGTTACTTGCCCACAATGTGTCTTAAAATTTCAAACATTAtaatagtaatgataataatgataaaactttattttggtGGCTTCCGGTTTGCTTTGGTATGGAGTGGATGTGTTTTCGTGGAGCGCCACTTCTACTTCACCTTTTATCTCACCCAAAAGCCATTCAATTTCCATTTCTACATGTCAGTTGTGGGTCATAacgttttaaataaaatgacaaaaccagGTAAAggaaagagacaagaaaagagTTCCAGAGAAGAAGATTCAGGTGATAACTTGACAAAGCTAGCAGGCATGGGAGAAGCTAATCTAACACTGTGAGTGTCCTCACTCAAGCTACCAATGAGGATGGCCTGGCCATCGCCCGCCACCACAGTTCATGGCTACATCCAGTCCTACTAGCCCATACATTAGGCTGCTGCTATCCCCCCAGTATACTCTCATCACATAGCTAAATAGTAGGGTTTGAAGGttaaaatacaggaaatggtTAGCAATATTGCACAATTAATAAAGGAAGTTTTTCTAACAAGTATAATAAATGCTGTTTATTGTCCCAGACCGGATCATCACATTTTGAAGTTGATGATTTTCTAATACAGTTTCTCTTTATTGATCTGTCTCATTCAGGAAACTCAGTAACCAATAAAATCTGCTCCTGTATCGTTTTTCTCGctgtggtttctgtggttgtCATACTCACATGGCGAGCTGTGGTGGTCAGTTGAAAAAGTTGAACCATCATAAACTCTGAATACAGCAGCAAAGagctgtgcacatttatgagAGCAGCAGCTGCCAGCGACCTTGGTGGCACGGCTGCCTTCACGTTTACATTGAAAACAATGGAGGCGGCTGCAGCAACCGTTTGCGGCCTGAAAGCAACTTTAATGCTTTATTACAAGATCACAAACTAACTAATATGAAGTGGACTCAGTCAAAAGTCATTTGTTGTTGGTAGGGTAGAGGATGGGCAGACACACAACAACCCTGCCTGTTCAAATcctcatttatacattttaaactgGTTCAATTTAGAAACATAAGCTTCACTGCTGCCTCAAAAATGAGTTAACTAAATTTAAGTTGGATAATAAACTATCAACTGAGTTAATTCTAGATATCAATTTCAATAAACTTAAACATAAAGTTGGATCAACAACTGTTCAatcacactgacaaacattGTAGTCAgattttcatttctattttatcAGTTTGAAAAGATGCTTCTTCAGTTGCCACAAAGAAACTGTTGGAGCCACTTTGTACCAGAGTCAGTAAATATTCAACATGTGTGTCTGCTTCAAGTAAGTTTGTTAGAATATAAGTGAACATGAGACTGAATATGATACAGAGCTTCATCagggtttttattgttttcattattatgaaaagaaacaaccaTGACTTATCTTAACATATATTAAAGACACAGTAAGTTTCTATCAtgtatgttttcatcaaaactacaaaagggttgcaaaaaagcaaaaaagggtTGCTAGAGAGTTTTAACTCGCAgacaatgcatgctgggaagtgcTAATATACTGTTGTGCGTATTTCTCTTCAGAAACTTTGTTATTTCACATCAGAAAATATCAGATGAACTCATGTTTATAAGTTCTGAAAtggtatgaaaatgaaaactagaaATATTAAGTTGAATTAAcatgaaattaataaaacttatatatttacacttatatattttatttatattacgTTAATGACAGTTAAATTGGTTAATTTATGtccacaaaacattttctgtatttgagaattagtttttcattttattaaatattttgagaCATTAAGCTTCTGGACATTTTTGTCAGATTATTTGGGAAACGTACGTTGTAATGGCCTACTCTAATTAAATCTGACCTCTATTCAtctttatctgtatttttagtCAATAAAGATAtaagaatatttgttttcagctttaaCACATTCTTCATAGGATCTGTAGACTAATGTGATTCAATAGTCTGTGTACACAAAATCATAGTCAGACATTATGTTACAATGTGCTTCTATAACATTCTTAAAATGTGTCTCCTTATTTCTGGTAACTTCAGGCCATACACAAGAGGATTCATAACTGGAGGAATGACAACAAACTCtagtgacagaaaaacagccataaatgtgtttatctcCTCAGGATCATACCGGCTCAGGGCGATATCACAAAATCCTGCGATGGAATATATCACCAAAGAAATAACGTGTGGCAGACAACTCTCTAATACTTTCCCTTTGAATTCTGCTGAGCTTTTCCAGCAAACGATTATTATTCGCAGATAGGTGTACAGGATGTAAAAAAGGGGAAGGAAAATTGTGGCTATAGCAATAAGCATACctaaaatattgttaacaaCTGTGGCAACACATGATAATTTGACAATGTTCCAGTTGgcacaaaacactttttgtatCTTGTTGCCACATAAAGGAAGCCTCATGCACATGGAGTTACATAATGTAAGAACAAAGGCCGAATAAATCCAAGCCATTGCTGCCAACTTGAAAACAGATCTACAGGTCATTTTTCTGTGGTAGTGTAAAGGATGACATACAGCGACATACCTATCGTATGCCATAATGCCCAGGATGATAATTTCATTGGAAGCATATGTGTAAATAACATGTATCTGAAGGTAACAAGCAGGGCGTGAGATCAAATGAGAGTCAGACAGAAGATCCATGAGGAATCTGGGGAAGAAGCCAGTAGAACCGTACAGAGCGTTGACAGATAAACAAGCAATAAACATATACATGGGCTCATGTAGAGTTCTTTCTCGAGATATCACCAGCATTATGACGAGATTAGCAGAGACAATAAAACTGTAGAGCAGGAGGCAAAAGACAAAGGCTGGATAGCGGTAGTGTCCAATTTTCACAAACATGGTGAGGTTGAAGTAAAAGGAAACAGTATTGTTGTCCATTTCACTCACACTGAAACAGTGACAAAGAATTCAGTATTTATGTCTTTGTTGTTATATGAACTCTCATTCCTGTCCACAGATATCAGTGGTCTGTGTAAAGGAGAATTTAAGCAGTTGTGTCATAAACTGTTCACCAACTTTAGTATGTATATTGGATCAATATGTCATATAATATTGGTCATGAAGACTCTACACATTTTCACTATACTTACTAAAGTATATGGTGGTCAATAATCTTCAGGTCTGTGCTACATTTTGCTCTCGGTTAGATCTGTAGACAAACCACCAGTGCAGGTAATGGGAGGAGATTTTTATGTTGTCTGACTCTGTACATGTCATCACAGTTTTTCTACTCTGGAGAATTATGATGCTAACATAATGATCTTAATAGTATGATAATTTGTTACTTGCCCACAATGTGTCttaaaatttcaaatattataatagtaataataataatgataaaactttattttggtGGCTTCCGGTTTGCTTTGGTATGGAGTGGATGTGTTTTCGTGGAGCGCCACTTCTACTTCACCTTTTATCTCACCCAAAAGCCATTCaatttctatttctacatgtcAGGTGTGGGTTATAATGTTctaaacaaaatgacaaaaccaGGTAAAggaaagagacaagaaaaggGTTCCAGAGAAGAGGATTCAGGTGATAACTTGACAAAGCTAGCAGGCATGGGAGAAGCTAATCTAACACTGTGAGTGTCCTCACTCAAGCTACCAATGAGGATGGCCTGGCCATCGCCCGCCACCACAGTTCATGGCTACATCCAGTCCTACTAGCCCATACATTAGGCTGCTGCTATCCCCCCAGTATACTCTCATCACATAGCTAAATAGTAGGGTTTGAAGGttaaaatacaggaaatggtTAGCAATATTGCACAATTAATAAAGAAAGTTTTTCTAACAAGTataataaatgttgtttattgtcCCAGACTGGATCATCAGACTTTGAAGTTGATGTTCTAATACAGTTTCTCTTTATTGATCTGTCTCATTCAGGAAACTCAGTAACCAATAAAATCTGCTCCTGTATCGTTTTTCTCGctgtggtttctgtggttgtCATACTCACATGGCGAGCTGTGGTGGTCAGTTGAAAAAGTTGAACCATCATAAACTCTGAATACAGCAGCAAAGagctgtgcacatttatgagAGCGGCAGCCGCCAGCGACCTTGGTGGCACAGCTGCCTTCACGTTTACATTGAAAAATGGAGGCGGCAGCAGCAACTGTTTGCAGCCTGAAAGCAACTTTAATGCTTTATTACAAGATCACAAACTAACTAATATGAAGTGGACTCAGTCAAAAGTCATTTGTTGTTGGTAGGGTAGAGGATgggcagaaacacaacaaccCTGCCTGTTCAAATcctcatttatacattttaaactgGTTCGATTTAGAAACATAAGCTTCACTGCTGCCTCAAAAATGAGTAAACTAAATTTAAGTTGGATAATAAACCATCAACTGAGTTAATTCTAGATATCAATTTCAATAAACGTaaacataaagttgaatcaacaactGTTCAatcacactgacaaacattGTAGTCAgattttcatttctattttatcAGTTTGAAAAGATGCTTCTTCAGTTGCCACAAAGAAACTGTTGGAGCCACTTTGTACCAGAGTCAGTAAATATTCAACATGTGTGTCTGCTTCAAGTAAGTTTGTTAGAATATAAGTGAACATGAGACTGAATATGATACAGAGCTTCATCagggtttttattgttttcattattatgaaaagaaacaaccaTGACTTATCTTAACATATATTAAAGACACAGTAAGTTTCTATCATGTATGTTTTCTTCAAAACTACAAAAGGgttgcaaaaaagcaaaaaagggtTGCTAGAGAGTTTTAACTTGCGgacaatgcatgctgggaagtgcTAATATACtgttgtgtgtatttctctTCAGAAACTTTGTTATTTCACATCAGAAAATATCAGATGAACTCATGTTTATAAGTTCTGAAAtggtatgaaaatgaaaactagaaATATTAAGTTGAATTAACGTGAAATTAATAAAACTTATATATTTACACTTATATATTTTAGTTATATTAAGTTAATGACAGTTAAGATGGTTCATTTATGtccacaaaacattttctgtatttgagaattagtttttcattttattaaatattttgagaCATTAAGCTTCTGGACATTTTTGTCAGATTATTTGGGAAACGTACGTTGTAATGGCCTATTCTAATTAAATCTGACCTCTATTCATCTTTATCTGTATTGTGAGTCAATAAAGATAtaagaatatttgttttcagctttaaCACATTCTTCATAGGATCTGTAGACTAATGTGATTCAATAGTCTGTGTACACAAAATCATAGTCAGACATTATGTTACGGTGTGCTTCTATAACATTCTTAAAATGTGTCTCCTAATTTCTGGTAACTTCAGGCCATACACAAGAGGATTCATAACTGGAGGAATGACAAGAAACTCtagtgacagaaaaacagccataaatgtgtttatctctTCAGGATCATACCGGCTCAGGGCGATATCACAAAATGTTGCAATggcaaaaatcacaaaagaaaTAACATGTGGCAGACAGCTCTCTAATACTTTCCCTTTGAATTCTGCTGAGCTTTTCCAGCAAACAATTATTATTCGCAGATAGGTGTACAGGATGTAAAAAGGGGGAAGGACAATTGAGGCTATAGTTAAAAGCATACCTACAGTGTTGTTGACAACTGTGGCAACACATGATAATTTTACAATGTTCCAATTGgcacaaaacactttttgtatCTTGTTGCCACATAAAGGAAGCCTCATGGACATGGAGTTACATATTGTAACACCAAAGGCCGAATAAATCCAAGCCATTGCTACCAACTTGAAAACAGTTTTAGAGGTCATTTTTCTGTGGTAGTGTAAAGGATGACATACAGCAACATACCTATCGTATGCCATAATGACCAGGATGATCAGTTCATTGCAAGCATATGTGTAAATAACATATATCTGAATGTAACAAGCAGGATGTGAGATCAAATGAGAGTCAGACAGAAGATCCATGAGGAATCTGGGGAAGAAGCCAGTAGAACCATACAGAGCATTGACAGATAAACAAGCAATAAACATATACATGGGCTCATGTAGAGTTCTTTCTCGAGATATCACCAGCATTATGACGAGATTAGCAGAGACAATAAAACTGTAGAGCAGGAGGCAAAAGACAAAGGCTGGATAGCGGTAGTGTCCAATGTTCACAAACATGGTGAGGTTGAAGTAAAAGGAAACAGTATTGTTGTCCATTTCACTCACACTGAAACAGTGACAAAGAATTCAGTATTTATGTCTTTGTTGTTATACGAACTCTCATTCCTGTCCACAGATATCAGTggtctgtgtaaaggaaaattTAAGCAGTTGTGTCATAAACTGTTCACCAACTTTAGTATGTATATTGGATCAATATGTCATATAATATTGGTCATGAAGACTCTACACACTTTCACTATACTTACTAAAGTATATGGTGGTCAATAATCTTCAGGTCTGTGCTACATTTTGCTCTTGGTTAGATCTGTAGACAAACCACTAGTGCAGGTAATGGGAGGAGATTTTTATGTTGTCTGACTCTGTACATGTCATCACAGTTTTTCTACTCTGGAGAATTATGATGCTAACATAATGATCTAAATAATATGATAATTTGTTACTTGCCCACAATGTGTCttaaaatttcaaatattataatagtaataataaaaatgataaaactttattttggtGGCTTCCGGTTTGCTTTGGTATGGAGTGGATGTGTTTTCGTGGAGCGCCACTTCTACTTCACCTTTTATCTCACCCAAAAGCCATTCaatttctatttctacatgtcAGTTGTGGGTTATAACGttctaaataaaatgacaaaaccagGTAAAggaaagagacaagaaaaggGTTCCAGAGAAGAGGATTCAGGTGATAACTTGACAAAGCTAGCAGGCATGGGAGAAGCTAATCTAACACTGTGAGTGTCCTCACTCAAGCTACCAATGAGGATGGCCTGGCCATCGCCCGCCACCACAGTTCATGGCTACATCCAGTCCTACTAGCCCATACATTAGGCTGCTGCTATCCCCCCAGTATACTCTCATCACATAGCTAAATAGTAGGGTTTGAAGGttaaaatacaggaaatggtAAGCAATATTGCACAATTAATAAAGAAAGTTTTTCTAACAAGTataataaatgttgtttattgtcCCAGACTGGATCATCAGACTTTGAAGTTGATGTTCTAATACAGTTTCTCTTTATTGATCTGTCTCATTCAGGAAATTCAGTAACCAATAAAATCTGCTCCTGTATCGTTTTTCTCGctgtggtttctgtggttgccatggtcacaTGGCGAGCTGTGGTGGTCAGTTGAAAAAGTTGAACCATCATAAACTCTGAATACAGCAGCAAAGAGTTGTGCACATTTATTAGAGCGGCAGCCGCCAGCGACCTTGGTGGCACAGCTGCCTTCACGTTTACATTGAAAAATGGAGGCGGCAGCAGCAACTGTTTGCAGCCTGAAAGCACCTTTAATGCTTTATTACAAGATCACAAACTAACTAATATGAAGTGGACTCAGTGAAAAGTCATTTGTTGTTGGTAGGGTAGAGGATGGGCAGACACACAACAACCCTGCCTGTTCAAATcctcatttatacattttaaactgGTTCAATTTAGAAACATAAGCTTCACTGCTGCCTCAAAAATGAGTTAACTAAATTTAAGTTGGATAATAAACCATCAACTGAGTTAATTCTAGATATCAATTTCAATAAACGTAAACATAAATTTGAATCAACAACTGTTCAatcacactgacaaacattgcagtcagattttcattttatcagttTGAAAAGATGCTTCTTCAGTTGCCACAAAGAAACTGTTGGAGCCACTTTGTACCAGAGTCAGTAAATATTCAACATGTGAGTCTGCTTTAACCCTCCTGTTATGTTCATTTGTCAGGAACAGCAATGGTGTTCCCGGGTCAATTTGACCCAGTGCATGTTTAATTATCCAAAAGATgtctgaaaccaaaaaaatcCTAACAAgcagtgtgaatatttcattacTAACTCCATTACTAACTATTCTATCAATATTTAGTGCAATGGTGTTCCTTACCTCTAACAGGTAATGGTTCAATTAGGATAATTCACTCGTTTTTCATCTAAAAAATGCatgttcaaacttttttttaaatgtttcaccaCTTTATTGCTTTTGAAAGACCAACATATGAAACACAATAGTTTTACATAACACTGATAATGACA
This genomic interval carries:
- the LOC121907467 gene encoding olfactory receptor 10J4-like, with product MDNNTVSFYFNLTMFVNIGHYRYPAFVFCLLLYSFIVSANLVIMLVISRERTLHEPMYMFIACLSVNALYGSTGFFPRFLMDLLSDSHLISHPACYIQIYVIYTYACNELIILVIMAYDRYVAVCHPLHYHRKMTSKTVFKLVAMAWIYSAFGVTICNSMSMRLPLCGNKIQKVFCANWNIVKLSCVATVVNNTVGMLLTIASIVLPPFYILYTYLRIIIVCWKSSAEFKGKVLESCLPHVISFVIFAIATFCDIALSRYDPEEINTFMAVFLSLEFLVIPPVMNPLVYGLKLPEIRRHILRML